A window of the Streptomyces sp. NBC_00454 genome harbors these coding sequences:
- a CDS encoding ABC transporter permease produces the protein MTTQPAKSEAAGGIGRRLAGHRLLWPALILLALLLGNLAFHHDFFSVRIRDGHLYGSLIDILQFGAPLILVALGMTLVIATRGIDLSVGSTVAIAGALACGHISTAAHPGSVATTLTAVGLALGVALVLGLANGFLVSGLGVQPIVATLILMVAGRGVAQLITDGQIITVTSAPYKMIGGGYWLTFPFAVLLAAALVALTAFVTRRSALGMLIESVGGNPAASRLVGIRAGGLLALVYVFSALCAAVAGLMISSNVSSADGNNAGLWIELDAILAVVVGGTALTGGRFSLGGTVLGALIIQTLSTTVYTLGVPPETTLVFKAFVVIVVCLVQSPVFRAKVLRRRRTTTPRSHTAAGAAPQQQEAGA, from the coding sequence GTCCGAGGCGGCCGGCGGAATCGGGAGACGACTGGCCGGCCACCGCCTGCTGTGGCCCGCGCTCATCCTGCTCGCCCTGCTCCTCGGCAACCTCGCGTTCCACCACGACTTCTTCTCCGTCCGCATACGCGACGGACACCTCTACGGCAGCCTCATCGACATCCTGCAGTTCGGTGCGCCCCTCATCCTGGTGGCGCTCGGCATGACCCTGGTCATCGCCACCCGCGGCATCGACCTCTCGGTGGGCTCCACCGTCGCCATCGCCGGCGCCCTCGCCTGCGGGCACATCTCCACCGCCGCACACCCCGGCAGCGTCGCCACCACGCTCACGGCCGTCGGCCTAGCCCTCGGCGTCGCCCTCGTACTGGGCCTGGCCAACGGCTTCCTGGTGTCCGGGCTGGGGGTGCAGCCCATCGTGGCCACCTTGATCCTCATGGTCGCGGGACGCGGTGTCGCCCAGCTGATCACCGACGGCCAGATCATCACGGTGACCAGCGCCCCCTACAAGATGATCGGAGGCGGCTACTGGCTCACCTTCCCCTTCGCCGTACTCCTGGCGGCCGCCCTCGTCGCGCTCACCGCCTTCGTCACCCGTCGCAGCGCACTCGGCATGCTGATCGAGTCCGTCGGCGGCAACCCCGCCGCCAGCCGCCTGGTCGGCATCCGGGCCGGCGGTCTGCTCGCCCTGGTCTACGTCTTCAGCGCGCTGTGCGCCGCCGTCGCCGGGCTGATGATCAGCTCCAACGTCTCCAGCGCCGACGGCAACAACGCCGGCCTGTGGATCGAACTCGACGCGATCCTCGCCGTGGTCGTCGGTGGTACCGCCCTGACCGGAGGGCGCTTCTCCCTCGGCGGCACCGTCCTGGGCGCCCTGATCATCCAGACCCTGTCCACCACCGTCTACACCCTCGGCGTCCCGCCCGAGACCACCCTCGTCTTCAAGGCATTCGTCGTCATCGTCGTCTGCCTCGTGCAGTCCCCGGTCTTCCGGGCCAAGGTACTGCGCCGCCGCAGGACGACCACTCCCCGATCCCACACCGCAGCGGGCGCCGCCCCGCAGCAGCAGGAGGCAGGCGCATGA